In Misgurnus anguillicaudatus chromosome 14, ASM2758022v2, whole genome shotgun sequence, the genomic window acatttcaagtgagagcaaggttacatcgtgttaccttttaagatacattgtaacAGTTCCATTTCGAAGGAACTCgtactgcggtgacactttggggacacctccaggggtaagtgcatgtatatcaaattcaaccaatggtgaggctacgccacaaagacagggtgacgcgggagccaggaagtatatatgatttttttttcatttctaaCAAAGCATGTGCTAGTCATATGAAATACCTCTGTGTTGCTGACCGTATCCATCTTTTCCACTTCTGTTGTTGTTGTCATCTTCACCGCTGTCTGCTTCTCTGTAGGCATCTCACTGACTTTCAGCACACCAGCAGTTGGGCCTTTCGAGTTAAAACTTATACTGCTGGCTAAATTAGGGAACCGCACACCTGAGAACAGATAGATGGCGTTTAACATCCACCACATTGAAAATAAATCCCTTATTTCTgatatgtttaataaaaacaaccCTTTAAAGCCAAGCGCAGACTACAGGACTCAGGCTGGTCATCTTTGATATACAGTCACAGACAGTATGCTATCATACACACTTTTAATTGACACACAGATTGCAATCAGAAAATTGATGCTCAAGGGTGTTGAGTACCATATTGGaagttatattaaaaaaaaaaaaaactacgtAGAAAGAAGGTTACATACATCTTGGATGGCAGGGGAGTGAGCAAATTtcacttttgggtgaactattttaAGTGATTACTTAAGGGTAAGGAATGGGTTAAAATGGTATTTCCTGAATAGGATTGTTGCCCCAAGAACATGCCTTGCTAAGTAAAATTAGGATGTGCGCACTTCCCCTTGACTAAAAACAGGAGGAGCTGTTGCGAGCCCGAGTCGTGCAGTGTGAGAAGATCCAACCCGAGACGTACTTTTGATAACATCTTCATTGCCTCTCCTCACTTTGTCCATATTCAGTCCCGATTGCAAGTCTGTCACAATTGCATCAGAGAGGTACGAGGGGAGACCCTGTCGCTCTGGTACTCTGCAGTGATAACTCAGTTTAGCCCTAAAGGAAAAACATCACACCCGTGAACTTAGTAAGAGATActtcacaggtcaaaacttgaATCtaaatttataatgaatatcATCTAACCCCGTCCAGTCACCGAGGAACGTCGTTGCTGCCAGCTCCGTGTTTGGTATGCCACCTTTCTGCAGGAAGCCTCGCTTTTTGGCAAAGGTGGTTAGGAACTCCAATGAGTTTCGGTAGTCTGGGACGTTATACTGCAACATTATCTAAAAAAGATGGAGGAATAGTTCAgcttaaataataatttgcGATTTAACTATATGATGCATGTTTTAATATTATGTAATGCCAATTGCAGTATTATATGTTGCTGATTGCACTGTTTGAGTAAAGTGTTGACTGCATCCAGTGGACTCTTCTCATTATCTTCCACCTCCAGGCTCCTGAGGGCCATCACATCTCCAGGGTTAGACGGGGCCGCCACTATCCCCGGGCTGTCAATCATCTTCACTTTCTTTGAAATATGCACTTCCTGCATACATCTGTAAGGAGGAGAGTGCAGTTTAGGGTGGTGCTATGGTGCCTTTGCAGTAGTAATGCATTGTGGGATTTGAAGTTCAGTGTTGGATTGATTGAAGACTTCATATTGTGGTCAGATCAATACAGTTCATCATGcttcaaagtattttttagATTTGGAAATATTCAAGCAAATAAAAAGTTTACCTAGTCAATCCTCGTTGTACGCCAACGTTACACGCTCTGATTTCTTTTAAACTGTTAATAATGCTGCTTTTTCCTACATTAGGAAAACCTGGAGAGGATGGAGGGGAGATAGTTCAGTACGAATGTTTCCTCACAAAAAACACAAGTGTtggaaaaatataataaatgatatCAGAGTTGGATTATTTTGTCATCAAAGATTTATGTTTTCATCAAGTCTCATCATTtctcatttatcacaaaatggTGACTGTGGTCCACATGTCAATTTCTTACCGACAACACCAACTTTGAGCattttctcctcatcttttgaAACCATATCACTAAGTGTTTGAAGAAGAGAACTGCTTCCGAAACAGACGGCTGCTCGGCTGTGATCCACACTAATAGCCACACtttgttttttctgttgctGGAAAATAGTACACGAGacaaaatattcaaaatattgAGCTTGGAAATAAAATCAAGCAGTGTTATTGTTCAACCCTTTCCAATCAATTCCAGAaaaatttcacagacagggtcaggTATGTCAGAAGTTAACGGGGAAAATCGCACAAGCGGTTTTATGTAAAGGGATCCTCTCAATATtgccccatgatttactcaccctcaagatACATATGTCCAGATGTAAATGTCCTTGCTATTTCCAAGCTTCATAATGGTAgaaaaacagggatcagggaacaactgactttgaagcccaaaaagtgcattcGTCCTTGACAGAAGTGGTCCAGTGGGTTAGTAGGGGTCTTTTGTGGTGATTGATGCGATTTTGTAGGAAGAAttccatatttcaaactttacaaACCGTAATAACCAGCTTCCGGTAACGACCCATCTTGGTCTCAAGCGATTCGCGAGTTTTAGCGTAGTGAGTGTTGGTTGCCATGGGTTATGGTACATTCACAGGGTGcgcaagcgttaacgcttgacagaaggcttgtctgaagcgtggccaacagccaatcacagtggccgctacacatgctccggtcttctataaacgtaattggctggctatgcctaggttatttgcataaggcgatctgattggctgacgcatgtGTTGCCGCTTTAAAAGTTGAGAAACGTTTAACTTCTGCCGCGAGTAACAGCAGTGACGCGGCGCTGAGAGATCCACGAGTTAGTTCGGCAACGCCTttcgtcacccattaaaagtcaatgggaagcgttaacgcttacgccccgtgtgaatgtaccattaGGGTTGTGCTGATAGACGatagtagggctgcacgattaatcgaaaaatgaATCACAATctcgattcatacataaatgcgatcttcatTCTAAATGACGGCGATTCACTTgcatatgtgaccagtcacggaaagtagggacacaagtcggatctggggcattttgagttattcacatattctgaaagtgcagtttctaagctttccaacgatgtgtaacagattgaaatctgataagatatggagaagttgtggccatttgaatatagGAACTCAGAAATACTCAAACCGAGAAAATCGAGACGAAAGGGACTCTTCTTACCAACTGGGGGAGACAATAGGGCTGATTTACATCTCATtaagctaagccataccccctgtagAGCCGTTTTGAGAGACAGATGTTCtagcatcatatgtagtattttatgacagaagtccaaatgacaacatgcaaaaataaacatgactttttacctttgtgttgatcacaagtcgaatctagtctgtttcagattatccaatgaccattttgtccacaaatgcgtataatccgtgaaata contains:
- the gnl3 gene encoding guanine nucleotide-binding protein-like 3 isoform X2, whose translation is MKRPKLKKASKRVSCAKRFKIQKKVREHNRKLRKDAKKKGISRKPKKDVGVPNSAPFKEEVLREAEHRKQELEAQKQQNKVVKQEEKKRKKEKEAASDEAGPAAKKAKKVEKAKVAKAAAAKEKNSKTFRCSELNKVIEASDVILEVLDARDPLGCRCPQLEETILKHEGKKKLLFILNKIDLVPKENLEKWLRYLEAECPTFVFKAATQVQDRTVQQKKQSVAISVDHSRAAVCFGSSSLLQTLSDMVSKDEEKMLKVGVVGFPNVGKSSIINSLKEIRACNVGVQRGLTRCMQEVHISKKVKMIDSPGIVAAPSNPGDVMALRSLEVEDNEKSPLDAVNTLLKQCNQQHIMLQYNVPDYRNSLEFLTTFAKKRGFLQKGGIPNTELAATTFLGDWTGAKLSYHCRVPERQGLPSYLSDAIVTDLQSGLNMDKVRRGNEDVIKSVRFPNLASSISFNSKGPTAGVLKVSEMPTEKQTAVKMTTTTEVEKMDTVSNTEAEVETPALTPETQIQKPTQKGKKPVEKAVKIVTINTDLTSIQLNSNEDAYDFNTDFV
- the gnl3 gene encoding guanine nucleotide-binding protein-like 3 isoform X1 → MKRPKLKKASKRVSCAKRFKIQKKVREHNRKLRKDAKKKGISRKPKKDVGVPNSAPFKEEVLREAEHRKQELEAQKQQNKVVKQEEKKRKKEKEAASDEAGPAAKKAKKVEKAKVAKAAAAKEKNSKTFRCSELNKVIEASDVILEVLDARDPLGCRCPQLEETILKHEGKKKLLFILNKIDLVPKENLEKWLRYLEAECPTFVFKAATQVQDRTVQQKKQSVAISVDHSRAAVCFGSSSLLQTLSDMVSKDEEKMLKVGVVGFPNVGKSSIINSLKEIRACNVGVQRGLTRCMQEVHISKKVKMIDSPGIVAAPSNPGDVMALRSLEVEDNEKSPLDAVNTLLKQCNQQHIMLQYNVPDYRNSLEFLTTFAKKRGFLQKGGIPNTELAATTFLGDWTGAKLSYHCRVPERQGLPSYLSDAIVTDLQSGLNMDKVRRGNEDVIKSVRFPNLASSISFNSKGPTAGVLKVSEMPTEKQTAVKMTTTTEVEKMDTVSNTEAEVETPALTPETQIQKPTQKGKGKKPVEKAVKIVTINTDLTSIQLNSNEDAYDFNTDFV